From the genome of Malus sylvestris chromosome 6, drMalSylv7.2, whole genome shotgun sequence, one region includes:
- the LOC126627527 gene encoding homeobox-leucine zipper protein HAT4-like translates to MMVEREDLGLGLSLNFPHTHNNQSSSRFQLNLMPSLVPTSAAASSSPSGFLPQMPLWNNPLPSSDLNSNSETCRAGPRSFLRGIDVNQLPPTGDCEEAGVSSPNSTVSTVSGKRSERDTNGEDLDLERDCSRGLSDEEDGETSRKKLRLSKDQSGILEESFKEHNTLNPKQKLALAKQLGLRPRQVEVWFQNRRARTKLKQTEVDCEFLKRCCENLTERNRRLQKEVQELRALKLSPQFYMQMTPPTTLTMCPSCERVGVPTKSSSSAADPRPHSQMGPVQRHPLPIKPWASAATVPHRPLPFDIFHPRS, encoded by the exons atgaTGGTTGAAAGAGAGGATTTGGGTCTCGGTCTCAGCTTGAATTTTCCTCACACCCATAACAATCAAAGCAGCAGCCGCTTTCAGCTGAATCTGATGCCTTCTCTCGTCCCAACTTctgctgctgcttcttcttctccttctggcTTTCTTCCCCAAATGCCCCTCTGGAATAATCCCTTGCCTTCTTCAG ATCTAAATTCTAACTCGGAGACGTGCCGGGCCGGGCCCCGATCATTCCTGCGGGGCATCGACGTGAACCAGCTGCCACCGACGGGCGATTGCGAAGAAGCGGGGGTGTCCTCCCCCAACAGCACCGTGTCGACCGTGAGTGGCAAGCGGAGCGAGAGAGACACCAATGGCGAAGATCTGGACCTCGAGAGGGACTGCTCTCGAGGCCTCAGCGACGAAGAGGACGGCGAGACCTCCAGAAAGAAGCTCAGGCTCTCTAAGGACCAGTCCGGCATTCTCGAAGAGAGCTTCAAGGAGCACAACACTCTCAACCCT AAGCAAAAATTGGCGTTGGCGAAACAGCTTGGTCTTCGGCCTAGACAAGTGGAGGTCTGGTTTCAGAACAGAAGAGCAAG AACCAAGCTGAAGCAAACAGAGGTGGACTGTGAGTTCTTGAAGAGGTGCTGTGAGAATCTGACGGAGCGGAACAGGCGGTTGCAAAAAGAGGTTCAGGAGCTGAGAGCACTGAAACTTTCCCCGCAGTTCTATATGCAGATGACCCCACCCACAACACTCACCATGTGCCCCTCGTGTGAGCGTGTCGGGGTcccaaccaaatcctcatcgtCCGCGGCCGATCCTCGGCCCCACTCGCAGATGGGCCCCGTTCAGCGGCATCCGTTGCCTATCAAACCCTGGGCCTCCGCCGCCACCGTCCCCCACCGGCCGTTGCCTTTCGACATCTTCCATCCCCGGTCGTAG